In the Muricauda sp. MAR_2010_75 genome, one interval contains:
- the glpK gene encoding glycerol kinase GlpK → MNQYILALDQGTTSSRAVVFDQKGAIISVAQKEFTQIFPQPGWVEHDPSEIWATQAGMAAEAVSKKGLKGEQMAAIGITNQRETVVVWDRNTGEPIYNAIVWQDKRTADYCDELKSQGKSQMIREKTGLVIDSYFSGTKVKWILDHVEGAREKAEAGDLVLGTIDTWLIWKMTEGQLHITDVTNACRSMLFNINTMDWDDDLLELLTIPKSMLPIVKQSSEVYGHTSPNFFASKIPIAGIAGDQQAALFGQMCTKKGMVKNTYGTGCFMLMNIGDKPIVSENRLLTTVAWKINGKTQYALEGSIFIAGAVVQWLRDSLGIIKKSSDVEKLAGSVDSSEGVYFVPAFAGLGAPHWNQRAQGTIFGLTRGSTDAHIARAALESIAYQTMDILKAMEADSGISIKELRVDGGATVNDMLMQFQADVLNTITVRPKIVETTVMGAAYLAGLAVGYWKSTDEIQDIWQADVHFNPSSDRETIEKGIQGWYRAIKALEYWTENPK, encoded by the coding sequence ATGAATCAATATATTCTTGCCCTGGATCAAGGCACCACAAGTTCCCGTGCTGTGGTCTTTGATCAAAAAGGGGCCATAATTTCTGTTGCACAAAAAGAATTCACCCAAATCTTCCCCCAACCGGGATGGGTAGAGCACGACCCCAGTGAAATTTGGGCCACCCAAGCCGGAATGGCCGCTGAAGCCGTTAGTAAGAAAGGCTTAAAAGGAGAACAGATGGCCGCCATTGGCATTACCAACCAACGGGAAACCGTGGTGGTTTGGGACCGAAATACCGGAGAACCCATTTACAATGCTATCGTTTGGCAGGATAAGCGCACAGCGGATTATTGTGATGAATTAAAAAGTCAAGGAAAATCCCAAATGATTCGGGAAAAGACTGGGCTGGTCATTGATTCCTATTTTTCAGGAACCAAAGTCAAATGGATTTTGGACCATGTGGAAGGTGCTAGAGAGAAAGCCGAGGCTGGTGATTTGGTTCTCGGCACCATCGACACCTGGCTCATTTGGAAAATGACGGAGGGCCAACTTCATATTACAGACGTTACCAATGCCTGCCGTTCCATGTTGTTCAACATTAATACCATGGATTGGGACGATGATCTTTTGGAGCTATTGACGATTCCCAAGAGTATGCTACCCATAGTAAAGCAATCCAGCGAGGTCTACGGCCATACCAGCCCCAACTTCTTTGCCTCCAAAATTCCGATTGCCGGCATTGCCGGAGATCAACAAGCAGCCCTGTTCGGGCAGATGTGCACCAAAAAGGGGATGGTAAAAAACACCTACGGCACAGGTTGTTTTATGCTGATGAACATTGGCGACAAGCCCATTGTTTCCGAAAATAGACTCTTGACCACAGTGGCTTGGAAAATCAACGGGAAAACCCAATACGCCCTTGAGGGAAGCATTTTTATTGCCGGAGCGGTGGTGCAATGGCTTCGCGACAGTCTCGGCATCATTAAAAAATCTTCTGATGTGGAAAAACTGGCTGGCTCGGTGGATAGTTCCGAAGGGGTTTATTTTGTTCCGGCATTTGCTGGATTGGGTGCCCCGCATTGGAACCAACGGGCCCAAGGAACCATTTTTGGGTTGACACGGGGTAGCACCGATGCCCATATTGCGAGAGCCGCTTTGGAATCCATAGCTTACCAAACCATGGATATTTTAAAAGCCATGGAAGCCGATTCTGGAATCTCCATCAAGGAGCTTCGGGTAGATGGTGGCGCAACGGTGAATGATATGCTCATGCAATTTCAGGCCGATGTATTGAATACGATAACGGTACGACCAAAAATTGTGGAGACCACCGTTATGGGTGCTGCTTATTTAGCCGGATTGGCTGTGGGATATTGGAAGAGTACGGATGAAATCCAAGATATATGGCAAGCCGATGTGCATTTTAATCCTTCATCTGACCGGGAAACCATTGAAAAAGGCATTCAAGGTTGGTACAGGGCCATAAAAGCTTTGGAATATTGGACAGAAAATCCCAAATGA
- a CDS encoding alpha-amylase family protein produces the protein MKTYRLITFLIVLGAVYSCKENSNPKPTEPPMKKKAVVYQVFTRLFGNTNTTNKPWGTIAENGVGKFADFTDKALEEIKDLGITHIWYTGVPHHALINDYTDYGISNDDPDVVKGRAGSPYAVKDYYNVNPDLAIDPANRLEEFRALIKRTHKAGMKVIIDIVPNHVARNYQGTTNPKGIEDFGASDDTSKEYDVNNNFYYIPGEAFKVPEWDNGYLPLGGEKNELADDKFEENPAKWTGNGSRLAQPHFNDWYETVKVNYGIRLDGTKDFDELPEGFALKDHKAHFEFWQDKTLPDSWHKFRDIALYWLEFGVDGFRFDMAEMVPVEFWSYLNSNIKTKNPDAFLLAEVYNPDLYRAYIHLGKMDYLYDKVDLYDSIKHIMKGYGWTDHIPVVQQKVADIEHHLLHFLENHDEQRIASPDFVGDAQLAKPAMVVSATISTSPTMIYFGQEVGEPGAEDAGFGKPTRTSIFDYIGVPHHQRWMNNKKFDGGQLSEEEKDLRDFYQRLLNFTIESDALMGDYEEIHYYNKEHTEGYDHRVFSFVRWSSNEKLIIVSNFDAHKNYSFQLKIPEEVISKWQLENKVYQLGEKLYGQVDKTLAVSNGRGEIQLELQPLQSFVFSLEQ, from the coding sequence ATGAAAACTTATCGCCTCATCACTTTTTTGATTGTGTTGGGTGCAGTATATTCATGTAAAGAGAACAGCAACCCAAAGCCCACCGAGCCACCTATGAAGAAAAAAGCGGTAGTCTATCAAGTTTTTACCCGACTTTTTGGAAATACCAATACCACCAACAAACCGTGGGGGACGATAGCGGAAAATGGTGTGGGGAAATTTGCGGATTTCACCGATAAGGCGCTGGAAGAAATCAAGGATTTGGGCATTACCCATATTTGGTACACTGGAGTGCCACATCATGCCTTGATTAACGATTATACCGACTATGGTATTTCCAATGATGACCCCGATGTGGTTAAAGGTAGAGCTGGGTCTCCCTATGCCGTAAAGGACTACTATAATGTAAACCCAGATTTGGCGATTGACCCCGCAAATAGGTTGGAGGAGTTCAGAGCACTTATTAAAAGAACACACAAAGCTGGAATGAAGGTCATCATCGATATTGTCCCCAATCATGTGGCCCGAAATTATCAAGGGACTACCAATCCCAAAGGGATTGAGGATTTTGGGGCGAGCGATGATACGAGTAAGGAATACGATGTCAACAACAATTTCTACTACATTCCCGGGGAAGCTTTCAAAGTTCCAGAGTGGGATAACGGGTATTTGCCCTTGGGAGGTGAAAAGAATGAGTTGGCTGATGACAAGTTTGAAGAAAATCCTGCCAAATGGACCGGTAACGGCTCGCGGTTGGCCCAACCCCATTTCAATGATTGGTATGAGACCGTGAAGGTCAACTATGGCATTCGGCTCGATGGGACCAAAGATTTTGACGAACTTCCAGAAGGTTTCGCATTGAAGGACCACAAAGCCCATTTTGAATTTTGGCAAGACAAAACCCTTCCCGATTCGTGGCACAAGTTTAGAGATATTGCCTTGTATTGGCTGGAATTTGGTGTGGATGGTTTCAGGTTTGATATGGCCGAAATGGTACCAGTGGAATTTTGGAGTTATCTAAATTCCAACATCAAAACGAAAAACCCCGATGCTTTTTTGTTGGCTGAGGTATATAATCCGGATTTATACCGGGCCTACATCCATTTAGGGAAAATGGACTACCTATATGACAAGGTCGACCTTTATGACAGTATCAAACATATTATGAAGGGCTATGGCTGGACGGACCATATTCCTGTGGTTCAGCAAAAAGTGGCGGATATTGAACACCACTTGCTCCATTTTTTGGAAAATCATGATGAGCAGCGGATTGCCAGTCCAGATTTTGTGGGGGATGCACAATTGGCCAAACCGGCGATGGTAGTTTCGGCCACAATAAGCACTTCGCCCACAATGATTTATTTCGGACAGGAAGTTGGGGAACCCGGTGCGGAGGATGCCGGTTTTGGCAAACCTACCCGTACTTCCATTTTCGATTATATTGGAGTGCCCCATCACCAGCGATGGATGAACAACAAAAAATTTGATGGGGGTCAACTTTCAGAAGAGGAAAAAGATTTACGCGATTTCTACCAACGCCTTTTGAATTTTACCATTGAGAGTGATGCTTTAATGGGGGACTATGAAGAAATCCATTATTACAATAAGGAGCACACCGAAGGATACGACCATCGCGTATTTTCCTTTGTACGATGGTCGTCCAACGAAAAACTTATCATTGTCTCCAATTTTGATGCACATAAAAACTATAGCTTCCAACTAAAAATTCCCGAGGAGGTCATCAGTAAGTGGCAATTGGAAAATAAAGTATATCAGCTCGGCGAAAAGCTGTACGGACAGGTCGACAAGACGCTTGCCGTCAGCAACGGGAGAGGGGAAATACAACTAGAGCTCCAACCCCTACAATCTTTTGTTTTTAGTTTGGAGCAATAA
- a CDS encoding glycerophosphodiester phosphodiesterase family protein produces MKDSKPLVIGHRGAMGHETENTLASVQKALDLRVDMIEIDVFRIESGEIVVFHDRTVDRLSNGSGMIEDYNVFTMKQLTLEGGHKIPLLQDVLKLINNQMALNIELKGYKTADKVNHIINYYIADRGWSPDNIIISSFIWDELREMRKLNPEVKIAVLTEEDPVQAIEVAKELNAVAINPNYQTLTQENTAKIHDENLKIYTWTVNEPEDIQRMKDFGVDGIITNYPERAH; encoded by the coding sequence ATGAAAGATTCAAAACCTTTGGTTATTGGCCACAGAGGGGCCATGGGCCACGAGACCGAGAACACATTGGCTTCCGTACAAAAAGCATTGGATTTGAGGGTGGATATGATTGAAATTGATGTATTTCGAATAGAAAGTGGAGAAATTGTGGTCTTTCACGACAGAACGGTGGATAGGTTGTCCAATGGTTCGGGTATGATTGAGGATTACAATGTGTTTACCATGAAACAGCTTACCTTGGAGGGTGGCCATAAGATCCCACTGCTCCAAGATGTTTTAAAACTTATCAATAATCAGATGGCCCTTAACATTGAATTGAAGGGATACAAAACGGCAGATAAAGTCAACCATATCATAAACTACTATATTGCTGATAGAGGTTGGTCTCCCGATAATATCATCATTTCAAGCTTTATTTGGGATGAATTAAGGGAAATGAGAAAGCTCAATCCAGAGGTTAAAATCGCAGTGCTTACTGAAGAAGATCCAGTACAGGCCATTGAAGTGGCCAAAGAGCTCAATGCCGTGGCCATAAATCCAAATTATCAAACCTTGACCCAAGAAAATACGGCCAAAATCCATGATGAAAACCTAAAAATCTACACATGGACCGTTAATGAACCCGAAGACATTCAGAGAATGAAGGATTTTGGTGTGGATGGCATCATCACGAATTACCCTGAGCGTGCACACTGA
- a CDS encoding NAD(P)/FAD-dependent oxidoreductase: protein MFDVIIVGGGAAGFYAAIHIVEQAPHLNVAIFERGKTVLSKVKVSGGGRCNVTHGEFDPRELITNYPRGEKELLGPFHSHAPMDVMAFFEERGVSLKIEDDGRVFPQSDSSQTIIDCFEDEAKRLGIKVLKNSSVKQFKKHGDGWQVTTMNKHYQAKKLLLATGSNTKIWNQLKDLGHTVVPPVPSLFTFNIRDERLNGIQGISADVSVEIPPKRIFSTDRSDLGLKSVVKEEPVLCSEGPVLITHWGLSGPAILKLSAWGANILHDYNYVFRVNVNWTPEYTTGSMEGFLKKVKEVEPKKTVARTQAVHLPRRLWTKLVEAAGIQKDEKWADITKEKLQKLAKQLTACSFRVEGKSTFKEEFVTAGGVDLKEINFKTFESKLHPNLYFAGEILNVDAITGGFNFQNAWTGGYLAANAIASQK, encoded by the coding sequence ATGTTTGATGTCATAATTGTGGGAGGTGGCGCCGCCGGATTCTATGCGGCAATCCATATTGTGGAACAGGCACCGCACCTCAACGTGGCTATTTTTGAACGGGGCAAGACCGTACTTTCCAAAGTAAAGGTCTCTGGCGGAGGTCGCTGCAATGTTACCCATGGTGAGTTTGATCCCAGGGAGCTGATCACCAATTACCCACGGGGCGAAAAGGAACTTTTAGGACCATTCCACTCCCACGCTCCTATGGATGTTATGGCATTTTTTGAGGAACGGGGCGTTTCGCTCAAAATTGAGGATGATGGCCGGGTCTTCCCACAAAGTGATTCTTCCCAAACCATTATCGATTGTTTTGAAGATGAAGCCAAACGACTTGGTATCAAAGTATTGAAGAACAGCTCCGTAAAACAGTTCAAAAAGCATGGTGATGGATGGCAGGTCACTACCATGAACAAGCACTACCAAGCCAAAAAATTACTGCTGGCCACGGGAAGCAATACCAAAATATGGAATCAGTTGAAAGATTTGGGCCATACCGTTGTTCCTCCGGTTCCTTCCCTGTTTACGTTCAATATAAGAGATGAAAGATTAAATGGAATCCAAGGTATCAGTGCCGATGTCTCGGTGGAAATCCCTCCAAAACGTATTTTTTCCACGGATAGGAGCGACTTGGGATTGAAAAGTGTCGTCAAGGAAGAACCGGTATTATGTTCCGAAGGACCAGTGTTGATCACCCACTGGGGATTGAGCGGTCCGGCCATTTTGAAACTTTCCGCGTGGGGAGCCAACATTCTCCATGATTACAATTATGTGTTTCGGGTGAATGTTAATTGGACCCCAGAATATACCACTGGATCTATGGAAGGTTTTCTAAAAAAAGTTAAGGAAGTAGAACCCAAAAAAACCGTAGCCCGTACCCAAGCGGTGCATCTTCCTAGACGTTTATGGACGAAATTGGTAGAGGCAGCTGGCATCCAAAAGGATGAAAAATGGGCCGATATCACCAAAGAAAAGCTTCAAAAGCTGGCCAAACAGCTTACCGCCTGTTCCTTTCGGGTAGAAGGGAAAAGTACCTTCAAAGAAGAATTTGTCACAGCGGGCGGGGTGGATTTAAAGGAAATCAATTTTAAGACCTTCGAGAGCAAATTGCATCCCAATCTTTATTTTGCCGGGGAGATTCTTAATGTAGATGCCATTACGGGTGGATTCAATTTTCAAAATGCTTGGACTGGGGGCTATTTAGCCGCTAATGCCATTGCTTCCCAAAAATAA
- a CDS encoding LacI family DNA-binding transcriptional regulator, which yields MKITLKDIARELEVSISTVSKALKNSEEISRDTKEKVQAFAKLYNYKPNNIAISLKNKRTKNIGVVIPDIVHHFFTTVIRGIEKYANAKGYNVIVCLSEESFDKEVINMEMLANGSIDGFIMSLSSETQQKGDYNHLKEVTEQGIPVVLFDRITNEIDCDKVVIDDEFGAYMATQKLIEQGRKKIALISTDDYLSVSKARTIGYKKALIDSGLGVNESRILKLPTMEMDEKGIKDFFEDHPDVDAVLCVNEIFAVYSMRLAQEKGLKIPEDISFIGFTDGFLSKYAYPSLTVVAQHGEKMGEISAQMLIDKVEGEKEEEETFQTKTLEPTLVIRDSIFH from the coding sequence GTGAAAATCACATTAAAAGATATTGCAAGAGAACTTGAAGTATCCATCTCAACAGTTTCAAAGGCGTTGAAGAACAGTGAAGAAATCAGTAGGGATACCAAGGAAAAGGTACAGGCATTTGCCAAACTCTATAATTATAAGCCCAACAACATTGCCATTAGCCTCAAAAATAAGAGGACCAAGAACATCGGAGTGGTTATTCCGGATATTGTGCATCATTTTTTTACCACTGTTATCCGGGGCATCGAGAAATATGCAAATGCCAAGGGCTATAATGTAATTGTCTGTCTTTCAGAGGAATCTTTTGATAAAGAAGTGATAAACATGGAAATGTTGGCCAACGGAAGCATTGATGGGTTCATCATGTCCTTGTCCTCGGAGACCCAACAAAAAGGGGACTATAACCACCTTAAGGAAGTTACCGAACAGGGAATCCCAGTGGTGCTATTTGACAGAATCACCAACGAAATAGACTGTGATAAGGTTGTTATTGACGATGAGTTTGGTGCCTACATGGCCACCCAAAAACTTATTGAGCAAGGCAGAAAAAAAATAGCCTTGATCAGTACAGATGACTACCTCAGTGTGAGTAAAGCCCGTACCATAGGGTATAAAAAAGCATTGATTGACAGTGGTTTGGGTGTGAACGAATCCAGAATACTGAAACTTCCCACCATGGAAATGGATGAAAAAGGCATCAAGGATTTTTTCGAGGACCACCCAGATGTGGATGCCGTTTTATGTGTCAATGAGATTTTTGCAGTCTATAGTATGCGCTTGGCTCAAGAAAAGGGGCTTAAGATTCCCGAGGATATCTCATTTATTGGATTTACTGATGGTTTTCTGTCTAAATATGCCTACCCCAGTTTAACAGTAGTGGCCCAACATGGTGAAAAAATGGGAGAGATTTCCGCCCAAATGTTAATAGATAAGGTTGAAGGTGAAAAAGAGGAAGAGGAAACCTTCCAGACCAAAACTTTGGAGCCTACCTTGGTCATCAGGGATTCTATATTTCATTAA
- a CDS encoding MIP/aquaporin family protein, translating into MTPFIAEIVGTFLLMLLGCGVNANVVLQKTYGSGSGWIVITTGWAFAVYTGVVVAGPYSGAHINPAVTIGLAVAGEFPVNDIVPYIIAQFIGAMLAAFSVWLINKDHFNATSDGDIKRAVFCTAPAIPNTFLNLLTEILGTFVLMFAVLYFTDATISSDNTIIGLGSLGALPVALIVWSIGLSLGGLTGYAINPARDLGPRIVHALLPIKNKGSHGWAYSWIPVVGPIVGASIAAGIALLLN; encoded by the coding sequence ATGACTCCTTTTATTGCTGAGATTGTTGGCACCTTTTTACTTATGCTCTTGGGGTGCGGTGTAAACGCCAATGTTGTGTTACAGAAAACCTACGGTTCAGGTTCAGGTTGGATTGTCATTACCACAGGTTGGGCCTTTGCGGTCTATACCGGGGTTGTTGTGGCTGGGCCTTACAGTGGGGCACACATTAATCCCGCCGTGACCATTGGCCTAGCGGTTGCCGGTGAATTTCCCGTAAATGATATTGTTCCGTATATCATCGCTCAATTTATCGGTGCTATGTTGGCCGCTTTTTCGGTTTGGCTGATCAACAAGGATCATTTTAATGCCACTTCAGATGGTGACATCAAAAGAGCCGTTTTTTGTACTGCACCTGCCATCCCAAACACATTTTTGAACCTTCTTACTGAAATCTTGGGAACTTTTGTGCTCATGTTTGCCGTGCTATATTTTACTGATGCCACAATTTCTTCGGATAATACCATTATTGGACTTGGGTCCTTGGGTGCTCTTCCAGTGGCCTTGATTGTGTGGAGCATTGGCTTGTCATTAGGCGGTCTTACAGGATATGCCATAAATCCCGCAAGGGATTTGGGGCCAAGAATTGTGCACGCTTTACTGCCCATAAAAAATAAAGGCTCCCATGGTTGGGCGTATTCATGGATTCCCGTAGTGGGGCCCATTGTAGGGGCTTCAATAGCAGCAGGAATTGCGCTGCTATTGAATTGA
- a CDS encoding glycoside hydrolase family 65 protein, translating to MNQDYIKANPWSIVEEGFSKEQVESSESLFSLGNGAMGQRANFEEHYSGETFQGSYIAGVYYPDKTRVGWWKNGYPEYFAKVLNAPNWIGIDVIINDAPLDLNTCKKVEHFHRELNMQEGWYKRSFVATMPNDIEVAVEVVRFLSLDLDETGAIQYNLQVLNSDVEVSIIPYLDGGIKNKDTNWDDKFWNITNITSEGKRAFVQSHTMKTNFSVCTFMQSELYVDGTKFEEEPTVKKNDTSVGHSYIIKLGKDETLTLIKFGGYTVDRNHPKDELQQAAHAVLDEASQLGFDELLQKQKEAWAQIWEMSDITIEGDVQAQQGIRFNIFQLNQTYLGKDSRLNIGPKGFTGEKYGGSTYWDTEAYCLPFYMATKNQEVAWNLLKYRYNHLEKAMENAGKLGFSNGAALYPMVTMNGEECHNEWEITFEEIHRNGAIAFAIFNYYRFTGDYSYIPKMGLEVLIGIARFWHQRVNFSEEKQKYVMLGVTGPNEYENNVNNNWYTNYLAKWCIEYALEQLKNVKESYPDDYKRIIDKVELTEAETNDWEKVAGNIYFPYSEKHKVFLQQDGFLDKKMVKVQDLDKSERPINQKWSWDRILRSPYIKQADVLQGFYFFEDHFSPEELERHFDFYEPFTVHESSLSPCVHSIQAAKLGRMEQAYTFYLRTSRLDLDDYNKEVKEGLHITSMAGTWMSIVEGFGGMRILNDQLCFAPKIPDQWDSYSFKINFRNQIITIHVSAKGSSFEITGNESLTIQVDGKSVKLIPGETTQA from the coding sequence ATGAATCAGGATTATATAAAAGCAAACCCTTGGTCAATTGTTGAGGAGGGGTTTAGTAAAGAGCAGGTAGAATCTTCCGAAAGCCTTTTCAGCTTGGGTAACGGGGCCATGGGACAACGTGCCAATTTTGAAGAACACTACTCAGGAGAAACTTTTCAAGGAAGCTATATTGCGGGCGTCTATTACCCGGACAAAACTCGCGTAGGGTGGTGGAAGAACGGGTACCCCGAATATTTTGCCAAAGTGCTCAATGCCCCCAATTGGATTGGGATTGATGTCATTATCAATGATGCTCCTTTGGATTTGAACACTTGCAAAAAAGTAGAGCATTTCCATCGCGAGCTTAATATGCAGGAAGGTTGGTACAAGCGCAGCTTTGTGGCCACAATGCCCAATGACATAGAGGTAGCTGTTGAGGTAGTTCGGTTCTTGAGTTTGGACCTGGATGAAACCGGAGCCATTCAATACAATCTTCAAGTACTGAATTCAGATGTGGAAGTAAGCATAATTCCGTATTTGGATGGAGGAATCAAAAACAAGGACACCAATTGGGACGATAAGTTCTGGAACATTACCAATATTACTTCGGAAGGAAAGAGAGCGTTTGTTCAATCCCATACCATGAAGACTAACTTTTCGGTCTGTACCTTTATGCAAAGTGAATTGTATGTTGATGGGACCAAATTTGAAGAAGAACCTACAGTAAAAAAGAATGATACCTCTGTTGGTCACTCCTATATAATTAAGCTTGGAAAAGATGAAACCCTTACGTTGATAAAATTTGGAGGTTACACCGTAGATAGAAACCATCCAAAAGATGAACTGCAACAAGCCGCCCATGCCGTTTTGGACGAAGCTTCTCAATTGGGGTTTGATGAACTCCTGCAAAAACAAAAAGAAGCTTGGGCGCAGATTTGGGAGATGAGCGACATTACCATTGAGGGCGATGTACAAGCGCAACAAGGTATCCGGTTCAATATTTTTCAGTTGAATCAGACCTATCTGGGCAAGGATTCCCGTTTGAATATCGGACCCAAGGGTTTCACAGGAGAAAAATACGGAGGAAGTACTTACTGGGACACCGAGGCCTATTGCTTACCTTTTTACATGGCCACAAAGAACCAAGAAGTAGCCTGGAACTTGCTTAAATATCGCTATAACCATCTGGAAAAAGCTATGGAAAATGCAGGAAAGTTAGGCTTTTCCAACGGGGCCGCACTCTATCCTATGGTGACCATGAATGGGGAGGAATGCCATAACGAATGGGAAATCACTTTTGAGGAAATCCACAGAAATGGTGCCATTGCCTTCGCCATTTTCAATTATTATCGATTCACCGGAGATTACAGCTATATCCCAAAAATGGGGTTGGAAGTGTTAATCGGGATAGCCCGGTTCTGGCACCAACGTGTCAATTTTTCTGAAGAGAAACAGAAATATGTAATGTTGGGGGTTACCGGACCCAATGAGTACGAAAACAACGTCAACAATAACTGGTACACCAACTACTTGGCAAAATGGTGCATTGAATATGCCTTGGAACAACTAAAAAATGTTAAGGAATCCTATCCCGATGACTACAAAAGAATCATAGATAAAGTAGAACTGACCGAAGCCGAAACTAACGATTGGGAAAAAGTTGCGGGCAATATCTACTTTCCCTATTCAGAAAAGCATAAAGTTTTTTTACAACAAGATGGTTTTTTGGACAAGAAAATGGTCAAAGTTCAGGATTTGGACAAGTCCGAACGGCCCATCAACCAGAAATGGAGCTGGGACCGCATTTTGCGCTCACCCTACATTAAACAGGCCGATGTGCTCCAAGGGTTCTATTTCTTCGAAGACCATTTCAGCCCAGAAGAATTGGAACGCCATTTTGATTTCTACGAACCCTTCACCGTTCATGAATCTTCATTGTCACCTTGCGTGCACAGTATCCAAGCGGCTAAATTGGGACGAATGGAACAGGCCTATACCTTTTATTTGCGCACCTCAAGACTAGATTTGGACGATTACAACAAAGAGGTAAAAGAAGGCCTTCACATCACCTCCATGGCCGGAACGTGGATGAGCATCGTGGAAGGTTTTGGGGGTATGCGCATTTTGAACGACCAACTCTGCTTTGCACCCAAGATTCCAGATCAATGGGATTCCTATTCCTTCAAGATCAATTTTAGGAACCAGATCATTACCATTCATGTTTCAGCAAAAGGAAGTTCTTTTGAAATCACTGGAAATGAATCATTGACCATTCAGGTTGACGGAAAATCGGTCAAATTGATTCCTGGAGAAACCACGCAGGCATGA